In Pyrus communis chromosome 11, drPyrComm1.1, whole genome shotgun sequence, the sequence AGTTAGGCAGGGGCTCACTGTTTAGAAGTTTTGAAGCTTATAAAAACTGAAATTGATGATTATTCAGATATTAATATTGATGATAAAAACTTTCTTCAAGATGGAATTATAACTCGTTATCTTCTCTAATTTTGCAGTATACATCACTATTCAGAAGAGAGGAAGTGCATTCGATCCCCTCATCCATGCAGGGGGCTGCATCAATGAATTCCTCAGCATCACTTGACAACTCCTTATCTGACATGTATCGTTCGCCTCCAAGGCCCTTGCCTTATGATGCTGACCCCAGATACATTCGCTTGCAGCGGGATGGGTTGATTTCTAGGCGGGAGAAGGGCTCAAGTCACTCTCATGAGGAGGCTGAACCTCTAAGAAGTGATACTGATGCAGATTCTGAAAGTTTGAGTACAGGAGAAAAATGGAATGGCTCTGCTTGTGAAGATGGGTCAAAAGAACATCGTTCCAAGTCCTCAATGAAGTTCTCATCTGCCAAAGCTACAACTGGAATTGGGAACTTCTATTCATCCTCAGAGGA encodes:
- the LOC137708473 gene encoding E3 ubiquitin-protein ligase At3g02290-like, which encodes MGSVCCCLNSEDFEDYVNPNSSAYRDCACLSCFLQNFLNVYTSLFRREEVHSIPSSMQGAASMNSSASLDNSLSDMYRSPPRPLPYDADPRYIRLQRDGLISRREKGSSHSHEEAEPLRSDTDADSESLSTGEKWNGSACEDGSKEHRSKSSMKFSSAKATTGIGNFYSSSEDEDVCPTCLEEYTHENPKIITKCSHHFHLGCIYEWMERSESCPVCGKVMVFDETT